From the Argentina anserina chromosome 3, drPotAnse1.1, whole genome shotgun sequence genome, the window ATCTCTAACATACCACTAATACATAAATTTCCATAGCAGCAGACAAAAAGGCCTAGACcaatataacaaaatttaCAGATGTGAATGCTcctcatctctctcttcatGTATGTAAAGAAATGACCACATAATTCTATTGCTGAGACCAACAACCTCGAAAGTCTACTGCTGAAACCAGCATCACCAGTTCCATACCAGATAGCACGCAGGGGATGATTGCCTTGGGTATACAGATACTAGCTACAACAGTGCTCCACATCTTAAGTCTCACCTCCCACATTGACAGAGCTGAAACAACATGAATGTCGGTTTTTCATGCTTGGAGCACTTGACAGTGTACAATGTGACTCTTCAAACCTGTTCGGCCTGCTATGCTTGACCATAAATTTGAGACTAGAGTTCTAAAATGACCTTTACCAGCAATATTTTCCCAAAGATTAGGGTTACTTTCAACCTGTTTATTCGGACTCAAAACATCAACTAAACTGATGCTCATGTTATTACGAATAATGCAAAGCTTCCCATTCAGGGGAACAAGTGCAGCAGCCTCCAAAGCACGAGAACTACCCAGATGAAGCTTGCTATCAATAAATTTGTTCCATGAATCTGTCCCCCTATCATAAACCCTAACCTTGCACCCATCACGGCAGTCCAGAGCGTAGAGTTGCCCATTTAAGGAAATACTTGGGTTGCGCCAACCAGAAACCATCCCATCACTGATGGGGTTCCAAGTGTTAGCTTCAGGAGAATAGGCTTCACTCATTACCTCACGGTGCGATCCAAGTCCTTTTAAGAACCACATTCCATCATGAACAACCCCAATGAAGGGAACCATAGCTGTGCTCATATCTGAAATAAAGCTCCACCGGTTCTTGTTAGGGTCATAAATTTCAGCAGAACGAAGAGTCCTTTGAATTCCTTCACACTCTCCACCAGCAACATAAAGGCAGTTATTGATAACACAAGCACCAAAGAAATGCCGTTTTCGAAGCATATCTGGTGCCCTGTGCCATTTATTTGTCCGAGCACTGTAAAAAATAACCCGTCTCATAGATCCCTTTAATGGATCTTTCCCTCCAAATAAGTACAGGTGACAACCGCTAAGAACAGCACAGCCAAAACCAAGCGCTACAGAATATTCACCAGGAACAGGTGGAAGTGGCTGCCAGAGCTGGTGCGTGGGATCAAAAGCGTGCCAAGAGATTCTTCCATCACGATCTCTTTTGATGACATAAACCCACTCTTCTGCCATTCCAAGACTTTTCCTAAGAGAATAAAAGAAGTTTCCAGCCAGAAGTCGATACCATCTCTTGCAAACTAGACGAAGTTTTCTGTGCTCCATTCGAGGGACTCTGATCAAACAAGCAATTGCAAGATCATCAGGTAGGCCAGGCAGAAGGGGTGGCTGGAATCTGGTCCTTTCCCTACGTGAATTTTTCCCCCTGTGTGCATTTGGATTGATATCAGGCTGTATGCAAAGTTTTGATCCTGGGACAAACTTTCTTGCCCCTGCAACTGTTTTCAAGCCAGCATCTACTTTACAATAACATGATACGGAGTCAACCTGCAAAAGTAGCCATGTTACGATGCTTAGCATAACAAAAGTTaccatttaaaaaattatacgCAGATAGGTAAGCACAAACAACTTCTAGATGTGAAAAATCACAATATAAAAGTTTTAACAAGGAATCAgtatgtatataattataattagtTAAAATATTATGATTTACACCAATAGAAATCAAATCTAATCAGAGACTGTAACCTACATAAGCTCTATATACCTAAGTGACGGCACATTTCATATGACTGTACTTCCTGTGAAGATAGGCAGTATAGTTCATATGATCTGTTTAGAAAGCAATGGTAAAGACGACTTTCAAGTTACAAGTGCCGAACTTGTCAAATTCAGAACATCATCGGCGACACAAATTTAATCTGCATACACAGTATACAAACATGTGTGACATTGACATCAAAGCAGAAATGTATGAAACCCCAATGAGTAACTTATAGTCTTATAATAGCACTAGGTGATTTAGGTCAGAAGTTTTCACGAACTGATCCTAGATGAACTTGAAAGCTACTACTGAACCACCTTCTCATAAACTCACATATATTTCAGATGCTCTGAAAATGCACGTGTCTTTTGCTTTTACTgttaataatttaaataaaacagCACCATTGTTCTACTTCTTCCTATACTATATGTGCTAATTATCCTCAGCTTCTGAACCTTATTTACAGTCCCCATCTCTCAGCCTTCAAGATTTTCTCCATCATCTAGATTGATAACAAAGATGAataacctcatagttgattgaatTTTCAGATAACTTTTAAACTAGAAACATTTCCATGGTCCTAACAGAAAATGCAACCAATGATGTTCTTGAATACTTACAAAGACTATGAGCCAACAGAATAATCTAATATaatttctatttatacaaGTAGATGCCAGTAGCCATTGAATCTACTTTGACTGCATCAGAGAGTATGGAATGGGCTATGGCAGCCCGTATTTATTCAATGTTATCAGGCATAAGAATTCAATGTCTGACCAACAAATAAGCTGCATAAAGAGAGCTTTTTACATCAATCTAATGGAATCAGTATGCCTACTATACATCGTCAAAAATAATCTGAGGATATAATAATAACCTGTTTATTACAACATCTTTTAGGATGAGATAGTCCGGCTTTTGCCCGAATACGTAGTTGCATTTGTTGTACATGAGGCGTCAGATGCACATACATCTAAAGTTAGAAGAAATGCAGAGGACAATAGAGAAACAAGATGGGAAGACCATGACAACATTCAGGGTTTTGACATATGTGGGGATTGAAAACCTATCCAAAGTGGTAACAAATTACAAATGCATAAGAGAATGCAGATGAACTCAGAAGCAGCTAGCCATTCAAACCTCAGTGCTAACCTCCTATATTAACCAAATACGAGGAACACTAATTTCTTAGCAACAGATTTATGATGAGAAAACAAGCGAATTCCATATGAACCTTTTTATCTATAAAAAAGAAGTAGCATTAGGAGGGAGTACACCATTTCTTTAAACCATTTTAGGTGGAATATACTTTTTAAGATCGTGTTCTAACTTGATCAGCTTTGCAAAGCTCGGAAGCAGCTAATACAGCAGCCATATGCTCAAATTCTTAAAACACTCGCACGAAATCAAGCCAAAAAGGAAAAAGCTTGGCGGAGTTCCTACAGCACCAAATACTTCTCTTTCCTACTAAATGACTAAGATTTCATCCTGAGATTACAATAACCCATTAAGGCATTAAATTACAGTACTAAAAATCGAGTTAAACTTTAACATTTCCTCAAATCCATCTTTATAAGCTTATCTCAAAGTTTCCCTATCAAAATCGCACATTTAACCAAATACAAGCCAAGTACGCTGAaaattttatcaaaacaacaaatcaaAAGGGCAATGCATGACACTAAACATCAAACACACTGCAAGATCAACTAAATTCTTCAAAAAAATCACACCTTTTCACTAAATTCTCAACTGGGTATCTCCaaaatctcatgaattcatagCAAACAcgataaaataaataagtattagaaaaaatacaaATTGCCAAAGGGGGCTTAGAGATCAATGAGAAGACTAACCAGTGGAGCTTGAACTCTATATCCCCTCGAAGACTGTACAGCGTTTGAGTCCATCAGATAACCACAATCTCATAGATATAAAGATGCCACCTTTAAGTCAAAATCAGAACCCCCAAAGCAAATCCTTGCAGACCCAGATCGAGATTCACCTTAAATTCCTTGAATCCGATCCGAAACCGTGAAAAGCTTCAGTCTTTGGGTTGTGGGTTCCGTTTTAGTCTTCACTTGTGCAAATCAGCAAATGCAAACAAAGAAGAGCAAGAAATAAAGAGTCTTGCTGTGCTAAATTAGTCTCTGAACAATAACAAGAGCAAAACTTGAGGGCACACatcttcactctctctctctctctctctagaagACTTGGGCTCcctatttctctctctctaagaAATTGTGTACAGCTGGACCCTTTGGGGTTCACCAACTTCTGATTTTGTAATGTTAATACCTGACTCAAAATTAAAGAGAACAGAGATTATGAAGTGAAGCATAGAGAAAGAGGTAGGTTTGATTAGTTTAATGCACTTTTCAGAtgtgattttttatttaaggCAGAGAATAGACTCAATAGAGATAGGCAAATAGGCAATAGCTGCTTCTAACTAAATCAATAATGAGCTTCACCTgtctttttgatttttgataTTTGTCGTTTGTTTTCAGCGAGTCATGTCCACATTTTCGCCCTTGAAGCCTAGACACAGCATGAGGGTTTCATTGTTACAATAAAGATAGCAGAATACACAGACTTTGCATCAAGTTGATTTGAGGACCTATCACCCTGACGCCGTGTTTGTTTCTCTGGATATGAAGGCATGAATATGATAATGTCCGATTTAACTTCATGTCATGTGTGGCAACACAAACATGGTTAAATTGGAAGACTCAAATCGTATCTAATAAATAACACTGAATATTACAAATTCAGTTGAGAATGTGTTTTTTTAACTGAGTCCCCAAAACCACAATAATATATCACCATGTCTATTTCACCATTCATGATCCGTCTTAATTTTCTGACCAGCATTTTAGTTGGGAAAATaatcaacccaaaaaaaatttactagTCGAAACAGCAATTAGGCCTGCTTTATTGTCCTAATCATCTGTTCAACGAAAATGAGATACGAATAGGAGACCACCCAACTAGGATCTCCCAGGATTACTAAATTCTGCACTGACCCAATTGGCTCGCTTGCTCATGTTAAAAGCGACCATCGAGAGAAAGCTGTCGTTGCACATACACATCATTTGTCAACATTCTTGCTAACAACTTGCTCCAATAACATGCACATCTCTATATTTTCCACTAACAACTCCATCAAGGACAAATGCATTTCAGTATTTTAGGTGCAACATGTTTCTAAACTTTACAGCAACTTTGTGAGAGTAAGTAGAGACTAGAGAGGGAGGGGACATCATCATTAATTTCCATTTCTCTAGGTTCTAAGTTAGGTTCTTGCACCAACAGTAAGTATTCAAAAGAAAACCCCAACCATAAGAATGCTTTCTTCAAAAAACAACAATGGCGTGAAACAAAACAGAGAATAGCAGTTCTAATTATTTCATCTCCACACAGTACCAAAATGTGTGCAAAATTCCAACTTCCAAAAAGAGCTTTGTATTTATTTCAGTTACCACCAAAATATTACAAAAGCCCCGTAACTGACGACTCAAACAGAGGAAGGAAATGGCAGGActaaaacctcaccaaaaTAACCCCACAAGCTGGGTTGAAAAGAACATGCCTATGAGATAACAAAGATGCAGCCGAAAAGAaaccctctccctctctcaccACATACTCTACAACCCATCCAAATAACAAGCCAGAGTATAATCGTACAGAAAAATAAGGAGCCAAAGGAATCCCTACTCCGTTAGAACTTTAATCAACACCTACCAACATTACAGACCTATTCCTGTGGCATCAATACCAAACATGTCTCGCTCCCTCAAAACATTGTCAGAGTATTTCTAACGGTATAAAAACATTCATGGCTTAAACCACTATAAAACGAcattacaaaaacaaaatatgacACTGTAGAGAAGGAACATCTGCAATCATTACCTAGACACTGTAACTGCTCTTGAGAGTTAAGTGGTTAGTCCCATGCACTggttcctcctcctcctccactaTACCCACCAGCACCCCCatatcctcctcctccactaTACCCACCAGAACCTCCATATCCGCCGCCGCCACCGCCACCAGCATTATAATCCCTTCGAAAGTCACGGCCACCAAACCGGCCTCCCCCCGAACGGCGGTTCCTCCCACCACCATAAGAGGATCGAGCTGCATACCGTAACAACCATGCAGGTACTTCTTGATTTGATTCTTGCATCAAATCTGCTAGAGACTTGGCCAGTGATGTATTGTTCTCATTAAAGAAGGCAGTAGCCAATCCAGATTTCCCAGCTCGTCCAGTACGACCAATGCGGTGAACATAATCATCAATGTCATTTGGAAGATCAAAGTTGACAACGTGTGCAACATGAGGAATATCAAGCCCACGTGCAGCAACATCAGTAGCCACCAAAATTGGAGTATTGCCACTTTTAAATGACCttaaagcttgttctctttcCTGCATACAcatacaaataaataaataaataaatacattagcAAAAAGTAGATAGAAGTCATAGAACAGTCACACAGCACAATTCTAAACTACACATACAGCACCACCACTTAGATACTATATGACCTCATGCACACGACATACAATTC encodes:
- the LOC126787682 gene encoding F-box/kelch-repeat protein At1g55270, giving the protein MDSNAVQSSRGYRVQAPLVDSVSCYCKVDAGLKTVAGARKFVPGSKLCIQPDINPNAHRGKNSRRERTRFQPPLLPGLPDDLAIACLIRVPRMEHRKLRLVCKRWYRLLAGNFFYSLRKSLGMAEEWVYVIKRDRDGRISWHAFDPTHQLWQPLPPVPGEYSVALGFGCAVLSGCHLYLFGGKDPLKGSMRRVIFYSARTNKWHRAPDMLRKRHFFGACVINNCLYVAGGECEGIQRTLRSAEIYDPNKNRWSFISDMSTAMVPFIGVVHDGMWFLKGLGSHREVMSEAYSPEANTWNPISDGMVSGWRNPSISLNGQLYALDCRDGCKVRVYDRGTDSWNKFIDSKLHLGSSRALEAAALVPLNGKLCIIRNNMSISLVDVLSPNKQVESNPNLWENIAGKGHFRTLVSNLWSSIAGRTGLKSHIVHCQVLQA